The DNA segment AGGAAAGTGATATTTTGTTCCTTGCTGTTAAGCCTTATGTTTACCAAGGAGTTATTCAAGAAATTAAATCATCTGTTAATGATGATACAGTCATCGTAACAGTTGCAGCTGGGATGACATTGGATAAAGTGAGGAAGTCTTTTGATTCTCAAGTGAAAGTGATTCGCTCGATGCCAAATACCCCATCATTAGTCGGTGCAGGTATGAGTGTGCTTTGTCCAAATGATTTTGTAACCGAAGAGGATCTTCATGATGTAAAGGAAATCTTTGAAAGCTTTGGTGAAGCTGAAGTGATTGAAGAACGCTTAATGGATGCTGTTCCAGCAGTGAGCGGGTCATCACCAGCTTTTGTCTATATGTTTATTGAAGCAATGGCGGATACCGCGGTTCAACAGGGTATCCCGAGAGAGAAGGCCTATAAGCTGGCTTCCCAGGCTGTCCAAGGGGCTGCGAAAATGGTATTAGAGACAGGGAAACATCCAGGTGAGCTCAAGGATGCCGTCTGTACGCCTGGAGGGGTTACGATTGAGGGTGTGAACACGCTTGAACAAGCAGGGCTCCGAAGTTCGGTCATTCAAGCGATGAATGCCTGCACGGATAAATCTAAAGAATTATCTAACGGCTCATAGGTAGGTGGAATCCAGGCATGTTTGGCCTGGATTTTGTTTGTTTTGAAACGATCGGAAGGGGTCGATCGTACAAAAAGAGGAGAAGGAGGTCTGCTTATGAGAGAACCAAGTCAACGAATATCGAGACGTGCCCTCACACTTTGGAGGATTTATGGGTACATAAATACAGGAATCGTAGGGGTCATAGCCATTGCGATTATCATCCTTACAAATCTATATTCATGGCCGCTCTGGCCAAGCTTTGTGATTGGTGTTCTATTTGTCTTAGAAATTATTTTTTCTATTTGGCTGATTCCATCTATTAAGTGGGATCGTTTGCGGTATGAAGTGAGAGATCAGGAAATTGAATACCAATATGGATTATTTATCGTTAAACGGATTCTTGTACCAATGGTTCGTGTGCAGCATGTGGATACAGAACAAGGCCCGCTGCTTCGAAAGTATCGATTGGCTACAATTAGTATATCTACAGCCGCAACGGTACATAAAATACCGGCACTCGATGAACGAGAAGCTGAGGGGCTTAGGAATACGATCTCATCTTTAGCAAGGGTGGCTGAGGATGATGTTTGAACCACAACGTCTTCATCCAGTATCCGCCGTTCTTAACTTTGTGAAAGGGTTAAAGGACGCGATTTTTCCGATCATTGCTATTTTCTTTTTAAATGGGAACCAGGTGGAAGGCTTCCTCAACTGGCTTCCCCTCATTTTATCAGCCTCCTTTTTAGTACTCATACTAATAGCCGGGATTGTAAAGTGGCTTCGTTTTACTTATCGAGTGCAGGAAGGGGAACTGCGTATTGAATATGGTCTGATTTTTCGAAAAAAGCGGTATATCCCTATGGATCGGATCCAAAGCCTCAATTTCTCTGAAGGGGTTTTGCACAGGCCTTTTCAACTTGTGAAAGTTTCGATTGAAACAGCCGGTTCTCCAGGAAGTCAAGAGGCAGAAGCTGAATTGACGGCAATTAAGAGATCAGAAGCAAAAAGGCTTGAGGAAATTATATACCATGGTAAACAGGAACGTTCTTTCGTAGAGGAGCAGACAGAGGAACAGGGAATGGATTCGGATCGGATGCTTGTTTATGGGATGACTATGAAGGATCTGGTGCTCATGGCTCTTACCTCTGGAGGAGCAGGTGTAGTTATTTCAGGGGTAGCGGTTTTCTTTTCGCAGATTATTGAATTTCTTCCCGTGGGAACG comes from the Halobacillus shinanisalinarum genome and includes:
- the proC gene encoding pyrroline-5-carboxylate reductase encodes the protein MEKQIGFIGCGQMGQAMIQGMIQSGAVRPEQIAATALTDETIDFVAEELGVRISNDNKKLAQESDILFLAVKPYVYQGVIQEIKSSVNDDTVIVTVAAGMTLDKVRKSFDSQVKVIRSMPNTPSLVGAGMSVLCPNDFVTEEDLHDVKEIFESFGEAEVIEERLMDAVPAVSGSSPAFVYMFIEAMADTAVQQGIPREKAYKLASQAVQGAAKMVLETGKHPGELKDAVCTPGGVTIEGVNTLEQAGLRSSVIQAMNACTDKSKELSNGS
- a CDS encoding PH domain-containing protein — protein: MREPSQRISRRALTLWRIYGYINTGIVGVIAIAIIILTNLYSWPLWPSFVIGVLFVLEIIFSIWLIPSIKWDRLRYEVRDQEIEYQYGLFIVKRILVPMVRVQHVDTEQGPLLRKYRLATISISTAATVHKIPALDEREAEGLRNTISSLARVAEDDV